AGCAAAAAAATAGCCATCAACCCAAAAAAAATATAGGTGTTTTAAATGCCCAACAACGGCTAAAATTACTACTACTCATTTTGGCAAGTACTGTAGTAATGGGTTTTATAACTCAAAAACTACATGTATGGTTGCCTGCAATTTTTACTATTCCGGCCTCCTATCCATATACCGACTCGTTGGCAACTACTGCAAGTATAATAGGCAATTGGTTGCTGGCTCGCCGTATCCTCGAAAACTGGGCTGTTTGGGTCTTTGTTAACGTCTTATCTATTGGTTTGTATATAGCAAAAGATGTAAGGTTTATTGCCTTACAATTTGTTATTTATTTGGTTCTGGCCGTTTATGGGCATTTTAAATGGAAAACCGAACTGCAAACACAAACAAAACTGTCACGTTAAAACTGCAAACCAAAATAAAATCATTCTTTTTATTTGGCAATTTCTATATATCTGTTGGGCATTTCTATGCCATTTAGCCATGCTTGTTTACAAATTTCTTTGTTATCGGCTAAATCAAATTCGCACAATAACGTGTCAACAGTATGC
The sequence above is drawn from the Sphingobacteriales bacterium genome and encodes:
- a CDS encoding nicotinamide mononucleotide transporter encodes the protein MIHDFFLNWYKTSYVVANIVGYELSFVELIGTISGLITVWLQTRSNIFAWPIGIINTVALFVLFYQINLYADMFLQVYYFVMCIYGWVYWGKQKNSHQPKKNIGVLNAQQRLKLLLLILASTVVMGFITQKLHVWLPAIFTIPASYPYTDSLATTASIIGNWLLARRILENWAVWVFVNVLSIGLYIAKDVRFIALQFVIYLVLAVYGHFKWKTELQTQTKLSR